A genomic region of Streptosporangium lutulentum contains the following coding sequences:
- a CDS encoding right-handed parallel beta-helix repeat-containing protein codes for MLFVDPSGDDSGPGTIERPFASLDRARMAAAPGSVINLRSGTHRLTEPFRLSAPDSGVVYQAYGYGTAAQEKVLVSGGQRITGWSRGDDGVCRAEVPGLATRQLYVSGRRAVRAAISLDHSLTRTETGYVTDDLAPQDWQGEVEFVYRGAYPWSEARCQVARISGDGRSTTVTMAQPAFGWAVRLYRSVITWDGPGAGEFNGADAPTTAENSPEFLTEGTFALDGGVLHYLPRPGEDLDDVVAPVLETLLHARDVHDVAFRGITFAEATWLRPGEPEGFLHYHGNGYYDGGSLQTVTFAEGQGQVTVPGGSATVPGNLVFENTSRITLEGCRFTRLGAVALEFRGDGTGNVLRDSVIDEVSGGGVVIGSGARHHRVENNHVHHVGRDYHGSPAILLSGTRDTVVAHNQVNDVPHVGIVVYEGHGAQVLNNLVHDTMQVLADGGGIYVSGNQGSSHASGALIRGNVVRDTITPYNFGLYTDYGAAWVTVQGNVVHRADAPVVLNVSPPLEHVAFIGNFWDADPGDPPEGVTLAGNTTLPERAFDDDPTVAGIVAGAGLATSPQTLPALPAQAPGGTAG; via the coding sequence ATGCTCTTTGTCGACCCGTCAGGCGACGACTCCGGTCCAGGCACGATCGAGCGGCCGTTCGCCTCACTGGACCGGGCCCGCATGGCGGCGGCGCCGGGCAGCGTGATCAACCTCAGGTCCGGCACCCATCGCCTCACCGAGCCGTTCCGGCTCTCGGCCCCCGACTCCGGCGTCGTCTACCAGGCCTACGGCTATGGCACCGCCGCACAGGAGAAGGTCCTCGTCAGCGGCGGCCAGAGGATCACCGGCTGGAGCAGGGGCGACGACGGCGTCTGCCGAGCCGAGGTCCCCGGCTTGGCCACCCGCCAGCTCTACGTCTCCGGCCGCCGCGCCGTACGGGCCGCCATCTCCCTCGATCACAGCCTGACCCGGACCGAGACCGGCTACGTCACCGATGATCTCGCGCCACAGGACTGGCAGGGCGAGGTGGAATTCGTCTACCGGGGCGCCTACCCCTGGTCCGAGGCCCGCTGCCAGGTGGCACGGATCTCCGGTGACGGGCGCTCCACGACCGTCACCATGGCGCAGCCCGCTTTCGGCTGGGCCGTGCGGCTCTACCGGTCGGTCATCACCTGGGACGGCCCGGGCGCCGGGGAGTTCAACGGCGCCGACGCCCCGACCACGGCCGAGAACAGCCCCGAGTTCCTGACCGAGGGCACCTTCGCGCTGGACGGCGGCGTCCTGCACTACCTGCCTCGCCCCGGCGAGGATCTCGACGACGTGGTGGCGCCGGTGCTGGAGACGCTGCTGCACGCCAGGGACGTGCACGACGTCGCCTTCCGCGGCATCACCTTCGCGGAGGCGACCTGGCTGCGGCCCGGCGAACCGGAAGGATTCCTGCACTACCACGGCAACGGCTACTACGACGGCGGCTCGCTCCAGACGGTCACCTTCGCCGAAGGCCAGGGGCAGGTCACGGTCCCCGGAGGCTCCGCCACCGTGCCCGGCAATCTGGTCTTCGAGAACACCTCGCGGATCACGCTGGAGGGCTGCCGGTTCACCCGGCTGGGTGCGGTCGCGCTGGAGTTCCGCGGCGACGGCACCGGCAACGTGCTCCGGGACAGTGTGATCGACGAGGTGTCCGGTGGCGGTGTGGTGATCGGCTCGGGAGCGCGCCATCACCGGGTCGAGAACAACCACGTCCACCACGTCGGCCGCGACTACCACGGCTCACCGGCCATCCTGCTGTCCGGCACCCGGGACACCGTCGTGGCGCACAACCAGGTCAACGACGTGCCACATGTGGGAATCGTGGTGTACGAGGGACACGGTGCCCAGGTGCTGAACAACCTGGTGCACGACACGATGCAGGTGCTGGCCGACGGCGGCGGTATCTATGTGTCCGGCAACCAGGGCTCCTCGCACGCCAGTGGCGCGCTGATCCGCGGCAACGTCGTCCGCGACACGATCACCCCCTACAATTTCGGCCTCTACACCGACTACGGCGCCGCCTGGGTCACCGTCCAGGGCAACGTCGTCCACCGGGCCGACGCGCCGGTGGTGCTGAACGTGTCGCCGCCGCTGGAGCACGTGGCGTTCATCGGCAACTTCTGGGACGCCGATCCCGGCGATCCTCCCGAAGGCGTGACGCTCGCCGGCAATACGACGCTCCCGGAGAGGGCATTCGACGACGACCCGACGGTCGCCGGCATCGTGGCCGGCGCGGGGCTCGCCACTTCGCCGCAGACGCTGCCCGCCCTGCCGGCCCAGGCACCGGGCGGCACGGCAGGGTGA
- a CDS encoding ATP-binding protein encodes MSTTAIRPGEREALLRSLGAGVVPHGGQRHVLVGRAAEVEALVADVGRIAGGGSAARFVIGDFGVGKTFLLHLARSVALERRLVTVHADLNPDRRPHSGGGQVRGLYSELMRNLATRAKPDGGALTNVIERFVSTALTEAQQTGADPGQVIRARLAHLSETTGGRDLAEVVRAYWRGHDTGDEQLKSAAVRWMRAEFSTTTGARSELGVRTIIDDSTVHDHLKLMSGFVRLAGYDGLLVCLDEMDDLCEPASARARDSGSGQILRILDDTLQGGVPHLGFVFAGTPEFLHDHAVLRSRPAGDALTEDGRAGRSGPVLHLAAFTQEDLYVLLAKLRHVHAFGDPSRYLLDDEALPAFMHHCSGRIGETYFRTPRTTIKAFCDLLTVLEQSPGADWRQILPSVEPEQEANPGPAPVEDEESAPAPAWSVPTGTAG; translated from the coding sequence GTGAGCACCACCGCGATCCGCCCCGGTGAGCGCGAGGCCCTGCTGCGGTCACTGGGCGCGGGCGTCGTCCCGCACGGCGGCCAGCGACACGTGCTGGTGGGCCGGGCAGCCGAGGTGGAGGCGCTGGTCGCCGACGTCGGCCGGATCGCCGGCGGAGGTTCGGCGGCGCGCTTCGTCATCGGTGACTTCGGCGTGGGCAAGACCTTCCTCCTGCATCTGGCGCGCTCCGTCGCGCTGGAGAGGAGGCTGGTCACCGTGCACGCCGATCTCAACCCCGACCGCCGCCCGCACTCCGGCGGAGGACAGGTCCGCGGCCTGTACTCCGAGCTGATGCGCAACCTCGCCACCCGCGCCAAGCCGGACGGGGGAGCGCTCACCAACGTGATCGAGCGATTCGTCTCCACCGCGCTGACCGAGGCCCAGCAGACGGGAGCCGACCCGGGACAGGTCATCCGGGCGAGGCTGGCCCACCTGTCGGAGACGACCGGCGGCCGCGACCTCGCCGAGGTCGTCCGCGCCTACTGGAGGGGCCACGACACCGGCGACGAGCAGCTGAAGTCCGCGGCCGTCCGCTGGATGCGCGCGGAGTTCTCCACCACGACCGGGGCCCGCTCCGAGCTCGGGGTGCGCACGATCATCGACGACTCCACCGTCCACGACCACCTGAAGCTGATGAGCGGTTTCGTCCGGCTGGCCGGCTACGACGGGCTCCTGGTGTGCCTGGACGAGATGGACGACCTCTGCGAACCGGCCTCCGCGCGGGCGCGTGACTCCGGCTCCGGGCAGATCCTGCGCATCCTCGACGACACGCTCCAGGGCGGTGTCCCGCACCTGGGATTCGTCTTCGCCGGCACCCCCGAGTTCCTCCACGATCACGCGGTCCTGCGGTCGCGGCCGGCCGGCGACGCCCTCACCGAGGACGGGCGGGCGGGCCGTTCCGGACCGGTGCTGCACCTGGCCGCGTTCACCCAGGAAGACCTCTACGTGCTGCTGGCCAAGCTGCGTCACGTCCACGCCTTCGGTGATCCGTCCCGCTACCTGCTGGACGACGAGGCGCTGCCCGCCTTCATGCACCACTGCTCGGGCCGCATCGGCGAGACCTACTTCCGCACTCCCCGCACGACGATCAAGGCGTTCTGCGATCTGCTGACCGTGCTGGAACAGAGTCCCGGTGCCGACTGGCGGCAGATCCTGCCCTCCGTCGAGCCGGAGCAGGAGGCGAATCCCGGCCCGGCGCCCGTCGAGGATGAGGAGAGCGCCCCGGCTCCCGCGTGGAGCGTCCCGACCGGAACGGCGGGCTGA
- a CDS encoding TerB N-terminal domain-containing protein, protein MSGRHASAAQAAPAAPVRPPAPAGSWLPPGEGINLAGLNVVGGLLYVGSGLPSVSGTTVEPALIDPRLPVDMRRPDWSGQGLDHWPSYAAISPRSRAAYLAWLADGRRYPQAPIGYVFLYLYGLERRALHDLTPDRSTAPHELPIIHAEVRRLLTVYGDQAAFRRYAGQFEQVLGVLATDGARFDAGAPPAPTRDSSPSLRLRAGLGAFAAQRRPIPAEWALSWIGSHPGYRPRTAATRCAREFGALFRLRYAARHGQGLVVQPGHQEIALGYRPASAGFRGGATLTLAGIPDVLTLAAPTRELMTLADECTSELEAYSRFIGRVPDGHATVQAQALLPAELADLTTGDAGRAVAWARDRLGHHETAVVAGEEFAALISAPDAGPARKDAIALARLLGTAGIGIEPDPRLGGPVPSSGPLVLFAAPGGPTAAASDAYQAATLLLHLAAAVSAADGETSAAEQRHLSDHLERALHLTSEERRRLHAHLRWLIATPVKLSGLTRRIAGSDENQRVHVAEFLIGVAAADGHISPDEVRTLTKIYRLLGLDPGLVHPALPLAAAPAPAPAPIAVQTQQGRGQAVSRPPAPRSEPPAGRLDQAMVAAKLAETARVAVLLGSIFAEEEPAPVPAPPPAADPVAGLDDRHSGLVRALATAEQVSRGQFEHLAARWSLLPDGALDRINEAAYEMAGEPLLEGDDPIRVNRHLLGEVPA, encoded by the coding sequence ATGTCCGGCCGACACGCCTCCGCCGCCCAGGCGGCTCCCGCCGCGCCGGTGCGGCCACCCGCCCCGGCCGGTTCGTGGCTTCCCCCGGGCGAGGGGATCAACCTCGCCGGCCTCAACGTGGTCGGCGGCCTGCTGTACGTCGGCTCGGGACTGCCGTCGGTCTCCGGCACCACGGTGGAGCCGGCGCTGATCGACCCCCGCCTGCCGGTCGACATGCGCCGGCCCGACTGGAGCGGGCAAGGACTGGACCACTGGCCGTCCTACGCCGCGATCTCGCCGCGGTCCAGAGCCGCCTACCTGGCCTGGCTGGCCGACGGGCGGCGCTACCCGCAGGCGCCCATCGGCTACGTGTTCCTCTATCTCTACGGGCTCGAACGGCGGGCCCTGCACGACCTGACGCCGGATCGTTCCACCGCTCCGCACGAGCTGCCGATCATCCACGCCGAGGTGCGTCGCCTGCTCACCGTCTACGGAGACCAGGCCGCGTTCCGGCGCTACGCCGGGCAGTTCGAGCAGGTGCTCGGCGTTCTGGCGACGGACGGAGCCCGGTTCGACGCCGGAGCGCCGCCCGCGCCGACTCGCGACTCCTCACCCTCGCTGCGACTGCGAGCGGGCCTGGGAGCCTTCGCCGCGCAGAGGCGGCCGATCCCGGCCGAGTGGGCACTGAGCTGGATCGGCTCCCATCCCGGCTACCGCCCGCGCACCGCGGCCACGCGCTGCGCGCGTGAGTTCGGCGCGCTGTTCCGGCTGCGCTACGCCGCCCGCCACGGTCAGGGGCTGGTTGTCCAGCCCGGCCACCAGGAGATCGCGCTCGGCTACCGGCCCGCCAGCGCGGGTTTCCGAGGGGGCGCCACACTGACGCTCGCCGGCATCCCGGACGTGCTGACCCTGGCCGCGCCGACCCGCGAGCTCATGACCCTGGCCGACGAGTGCACCTCGGAGCTGGAGGCCTACAGCCGCTTCATCGGCCGCGTCCCCGACGGCCACGCCACCGTGCAGGCACAGGCGCTGCTTCCGGCCGAGCTGGCCGACCTCACCACCGGCGACGCCGGACGGGCCGTGGCCTGGGCGCGGGACCGGCTCGGACACCACGAGACGGCCGTCGTCGCGGGGGAGGAGTTCGCAGCCCTGATCTCCGCCCCGGACGCCGGACCGGCCAGGAAGGACGCCATCGCCCTGGCCCGGTTGCTGGGCACGGCCGGCATCGGCATCGAGCCCGACCCGCGACTGGGCGGCCCGGTGCCGTCGTCCGGTCCCCTGGTGCTGTTCGCGGCTCCGGGCGGACCCACCGCGGCCGCCTCCGACGCCTACCAGGCCGCCACCTTGCTGCTCCACCTGGCCGCGGCGGTCAGCGCCGCCGACGGGGAGACCTCCGCGGCCGAACAGCGCCATCTGAGCGATCACCTGGAACGGGCACTGCACCTGACCTCCGAGGAACGGCGGCGCCTGCACGCGCACCTGCGCTGGCTCATCGCCACACCGGTCAAGCTCAGCGGCCTGACGCGGCGCATCGCGGGCAGCGACGAAAACCAGCGCGTCCACGTCGCGGAGTTCCTCATCGGAGTGGCCGCCGCCGACGGCCACATCTCCCCGGACGAGGTCAGGACCCTCACCAAGATCTACCGGCTGCTCGGGCTCGACCCGGGCCTCGTGCACCCGGCCCTGCCGCTCGCCGCCGCCCCGGCTCCGGCGCCCGCGCCGATCGCCGTCCAGACGCAGCAGGGACGGGGTCAGGCCGTCTCCCGGCCGCCCGCCCCGCGGTCCGAGCCGCCCGCGGGGAGGCTCGACCAGGCAATGGTCGCGGCGAAACTCGCCGAGACGGCACGGGTCGCCGTCCTGCTCGGGTCGATCTTCGCGGAGGAGGAGCCGGCGCCCGTGCCCGCACCGCCTCCGGCGGCCGATCCGGTGGCCGGGCTGGACGACCGGCACTCCGGGCTGGTGCGGGCGCTCGCCACCGCCGAGCAGGTGTCCCGCGGGCAGTTCGAACACCTGGCGGCGCGCTGGAGCCTGCTGCCCGACGGCGCCCTGGATCGCATCAACGAGGCCGCCTACGAAATGGCCGGCGAGCCGTTGCTCGAAGGAGACGACCCGATCCGGGTCAACCGACACCTGCTGGGAGAAGTGCCCGCGTGA
- a CDS encoding TetR/AcrR family transcriptional regulator, which yields MVEPERATELLWGTRSRHGLSLERIVRTAIELADAEGLSAVSMRRVAERLGFTTMSLYRHVPGKAELVDLMRDEVLGEGADAGTDHRSSWRVELEAWARDGLALYRRHPWLAEFSAARRVPGPNAVARFEGALDAVARAGLPPAEVVAVVTLVGGFVESAARQMVETARTERRTGVSEEEWWGGRDSLFQHLDRYPTLSRIYREGGYDAPVDPFEFGLRRVLDGVEVLVRDESRDETPCAVCGKAVDAGAMGRPRDYCSSACRQRAYRTRKG from the coding sequence ATGGTGGAGCCGGAACGCGCTACCGAACTGCTGTGGGGGACGAGATCCAGGCACGGCCTCAGCCTGGAGCGGATCGTGCGGACCGCGATCGAACTGGCCGACGCGGAGGGCCTGTCTGCGGTGTCCATGCGACGGGTTGCCGAACGGCTCGGCTTCACCACCATGTCGCTCTACCGCCACGTGCCGGGCAAGGCGGAGCTGGTCGACCTCATGCGCGACGAGGTGCTGGGCGAGGGGGCGGACGCCGGCACCGATCACCGTTCGAGTTGGCGGGTGGAGCTGGAGGCGTGGGCGCGGGACGGATTGGCTCTCTACCGGCGGCACCCCTGGCTGGCCGAGTTCTCAGCGGCCCGGCGGGTACCCGGGCCGAACGCGGTGGCCCGCTTCGAGGGGGCGCTGGACGCGGTGGCGAGGGCCGGGCTGCCGCCCGCGGAGGTGGTGGCGGTGGTGACCCTCGTCGGCGGGTTCGTCGAGAGTGCCGCCCGGCAGATGGTGGAGACCGCGCGGACCGAACGGCGCACCGGCGTCAGCGAGGAGGAGTGGTGGGGTGGCCGAGACTCACTCTTCCAGCACCTGGACCGGTATCCGACGCTGAGCCGTATCTACCGGGAAGGGGGTTACGACGCACCGGTCGATCCGTTCGAGTTCGGCCTGCGGCGCGTGCTTGACGGAGTGGAAGTACTCGTCCGTGACGAAAGTCGTGATGAAACTCCCTGTGCGGTATGCGGTAAGGCCGTCGACGCTGGCGCCATGGGCAGGCCGCGGGACTACTGCTCCAGCGCCTGCCGGCAACGCGCCTACCGGACGCGCAAGGGTTGA
- a CDS encoding L-lactate permease: protein MYQQILDPVAHSLAWSALVAALPLLVLFVLLGVLRVTAWIASLVSLALSIVIAVAVYGMPIGQTLLAGSEGAAFGFFPILWIVINAIWVFQMTVATGHFDVLRRSFARVSDDQRIQAIIIAFSFGALIEALAGFGTPVAVTSVMLIALGFNPLKAAVLALTANTAPVAFGAMATPIITLGKVTGLSSDTLGAMVGRQTPILAVFVPLVLVLIVDGLRGVRETWPVALVCGIVFALGQYATSNFVSVPLADVVAALLSAAAVVAMVRVWRPREPYTGPAVIAGGAADEPTPEFAERVAHPDSRADVIRAYAPYGIIIAVFVVCQIPAVKSLLDRATYTVKWPGLHLFNAQGEELTLSTFSLNLLTTPGSQMLVAGLITMIALRLSVPRALRAYGTALHQLRWAIVTVMTVLALAFVMNASGQTITLGTLMAGAGGAFALLSPILGWLGVAVTGSDTSSNSLFGALQVTAANQAGLSELLMAAGNSSGGVLGKMISPQNLVIAAAAVGLNGKEGDIFRRVVGWSLVFLAFLCVLSALQTSVLSWMVP from the coding sequence GTGTACCAGCAGATTCTCGATCCCGTCGCCCATTCCCTCGCCTGGAGTGCCCTGGTCGCCGCGCTTCCTCTGCTGGTGCTGTTCGTACTGCTCGGCGTGTTGCGGGTGACCGCCTGGATCGCCTCACTCGTATCCCTCGCCCTCTCCATCGTGATCGCCGTCGCGGTGTACGGAATGCCGATCGGGCAGACGCTGCTGGCCGGGTCCGAAGGGGCGGCGTTCGGCTTCTTCCCGATCCTGTGGATCGTGATCAACGCGATCTGGGTCTTCCAGATGACCGTCGCGACCGGGCACTTCGACGTGCTGCGGCGCTCGTTCGCCCGGGTGAGCGACGACCAGCGCATCCAGGCGATCATCATCGCGTTCTCGTTCGGAGCCCTCATCGAGGCGCTCGCGGGATTCGGCACGCCGGTGGCGGTCACCTCGGTCATGCTGATCGCCCTCGGCTTCAACCCGCTGAAGGCCGCCGTGCTGGCGCTCACCGCCAACACCGCGCCCGTCGCCTTCGGGGCCATGGCCACCCCGATCATCACGCTCGGCAAGGTGACCGGCCTGTCGAGCGACACCCTCGGCGCGATGGTGGGCAGGCAGACGCCGATCCTCGCGGTGTTCGTCCCGCTGGTGCTCGTTCTCATCGTGGACGGGCTCCGCGGCGTCCGGGAGACGTGGCCGGTGGCGCTGGTCTGCGGAATCGTCTTCGCGCTCGGGCAGTACGCGACCTCGAACTTCGTCTCGGTGCCGCTGGCCGACGTCGTCGCGGCCCTGCTGTCCGCCGCCGCCGTCGTCGCGATGGTCCGCGTCTGGCGTCCGCGCGAGCCGTACACCGGGCCCGCCGTGATCGCGGGCGGCGCGGCGGACGAGCCGACCCCCGAGTTCGCCGAACGCGTCGCCCACCCCGACTCGCGCGCGGACGTCATCCGGGCGTACGCGCCCTACGGGATCATCATCGCGGTGTTCGTCGTCTGCCAGATCCCCGCGGTCAAAAGCCTCCTCGACCGGGCGACGTACACGGTGAAGTGGCCGGGACTCCATCTGTTCAACGCCCAGGGCGAGGAGCTGACGCTCTCCACCTTCAGCCTCAACCTGCTCACCACACCCGGCAGCCAGATGCTCGTCGCGGGTCTCATCACCATGATCGCGCTCAGGCTCTCCGTCCCACGGGCTCTGCGGGCCTACGGGACGGCGCTCCACCAGCTCCGCTGGGCGATCGTCACCGTGATGACGGTGCTGGCTCTGGCCTTCGTGATGAACGCCTCCGGGCAGACGATCACGCTCGGAACGCTGATGGCCGGAGCGGGCGGCGCGTTCGCGCTGCTGTCGCCGATCCTCGGCTGGCTGGGGGTGGCGGTCACCGGCTCCGACACCTCGTCCAACTCGCTCTTCGGCGCCCTGCAGGTCACCGCGGCGAACCAGGCCGGGCTCTCCGAGCTTCTCATGGCCGCCGGCAACAGTTCGGGCGGCGTGCTGGGCAAGATGATCTCGCCGCAGAACCTCGTCATCGCGGCGGCGGCGGTCGGCCTGAACGGCAAGGAGGGCGACATCTTCCGCCGGGTCGTCGGCTGGAGCCTGGTCTTCCTCGCCTTCCTGTGCGTCCTGTCCGCGCTCCAGACCTCGGTCCTGTCCTGGATGGTCCCCTGA
- a CDS encoding D-2-hydroxyacid dehydrogenase family protein yields the protein MKIAILDDYQNVALSFADWDSLDAEIEVFTEPFADADEVVERLAGFDVLVAMRERTRFPAELLARLTALKLLVSTGARNAAIDVNAARKLGIVVSTTGYIGYPTAELTWALILAAARNLPAEVGSMRDGGWQVGVGTGLNGKTLGLLGLGRLGAQVARIGQAFGMETVAWSQNLTPEKAAEHGVTAVSKEDLFALADVLSIHLVLGDRSRGLVGAAELAAMKPTAILVNTSRGPIVDEDALLDALRRKKIACAALDVYDTEPLPADHPLRALGNTVLTPHVGYVTREVYEIFYRDAVEDIAAFQSGNPIRVMD from the coding sequence ATGAAGATCGCGATCCTTGACGACTACCAGAACGTCGCGCTGAGCTTTGCCGATTGGGACTCCCTCGACGCCGAGATCGAGGTGTTCACCGAACCGTTCGCCGACGCCGACGAGGTCGTCGAGCGGCTCGCCGGCTTCGACGTGCTCGTCGCCATGCGCGAGCGCACCAGATTCCCGGCCGAACTACTGGCCCGGTTGACCGCTCTCAAGCTGCTGGTGAGCACCGGGGCACGCAACGCCGCCATCGACGTCAACGCGGCACGGAAACTCGGCATCGTGGTGTCCACGACCGGATACATCGGATATCCGACCGCCGAGCTCACCTGGGCGCTGATCCTCGCCGCCGCCAGGAACCTCCCCGCCGAGGTGGGGTCCATGCGCGACGGTGGCTGGCAGGTCGGCGTCGGAACCGGCCTGAACGGCAAGACCCTCGGTCTGCTCGGCCTCGGCAGGCTTGGCGCGCAGGTCGCCAGGATCGGCCAGGCCTTCGGCATGGAGACCGTTGCCTGGAGCCAGAACCTGACGCCCGAAAAAGCCGCCGAACACGGCGTGACGGCGGTGTCCAAGGAGGATCTGTTCGCCCTGGCCGACGTGCTCTCGATCCACCTCGTGCTCGGTGACCGCAGTCGCGGACTGGTCGGCGCCGCGGAACTCGCCGCGATGAAGCCGACGGCGATACTGGTGAACACCTCCCGCGGGCCGATCGTCGACGAGGACGCCCTGCTGGACGCCCTGCGGCGCAAGAAGATCGCATGCGCGGCGCTCGACGTCTACGACACCGAACCGCTGCCGGCCGATCATCCTCTGCGCGCGCTGGGCAACACCGTGCTCACCCCGCACGTCGGGTATGTCACCCGCGAGGTCTACGAGATCTTCTACCGTGACGCCGTCGAGGACATCGCCGCGTTCCAGTCGGGGAACCCGATCCGCGTCATGGATTGA
- a CDS encoding cysteine desulfurase family protein, with the protein MSSRPIYLDYQATTPVDPRVVEAMLPYLTTEFGNPSSAHAYGRTAAAAVDTARAQVAALIGAREPQEIVFTSCGTESNQLALVGTAHALRAAGRGEHIVTTAIEHPATQAACDRLAVSGFRVTRVPVGADGRLDPVDLARAIEPGTILVSVMHANNEIGTLQPLADIAALTRERGIPLHTDAAQSPATVGVDVAALGVDLLTVVGHKMYAPKGVAALYVRRGAPVPLPQLVGGGQEHGLRAGTENVAGIVALGAASALALAERDADATRILSLRRRLLGGLTAAWTDLRVNGSLTHRLPGNLSLTLPHLTAAQLMAATPELAFSAQAACHTGHSAPSAVLTAIGLTPDQAARTIRLGIGRFSDLGDIDRAVEVLTRALATA; encoded by the coding sequence ATGAGCAGCCGGCCGATCTACCTGGACTACCAGGCCACCACCCCGGTCGATCCCCGCGTGGTCGAGGCCATGTTGCCCTACCTGACCACCGAGTTCGGCAATCCCTCCAGCGCCCACGCCTATGGCCGCACCGCCGCCGCCGCGGTCGACACCGCCCGCGCGCAGGTGGCCGCGCTCATCGGCGCCCGCGAACCGCAGGAGATCGTCTTCACCTCCTGCGGCACCGAGAGCAACCAGCTCGCCCTCGTCGGCACCGCTCACGCCCTGCGCGCCGCCGGCCGGGGCGAGCACATCGTGACCACCGCCATCGAGCACCCGGCGACCCAGGCCGCCTGTGACCGGCTCGCCGTCTCCGGATTCCGCGTCACCCGCGTCCCCGTGGGCGCCGACGGGCGCCTGGACCCCGTCGACCTCGCACGCGCCATCGAGCCGGGCACGATCCTGGTTTCGGTGATGCACGCCAACAACGAGATCGGCACCCTGCAGCCGCTGGCCGACATCGCCGCCCTCACCCGTGAGCGCGGCATCCCGCTGCACACCGACGCCGCTCAGAGCCCGGCCACCGTCGGCGTCGACGTCGCGGCCCTCGGCGTCGATCTGCTCACCGTCGTCGGCCACAAGATGTACGCGCCCAAGGGTGTCGCCGCTCTATACGTCCGGCGCGGCGCCCCCGTCCCGCTGCCTCAGCTCGTCGGCGGCGGGCAGGAGCACGGTCTGCGCGCCGGCACCGAGAACGTGGCCGGTATCGTCGCCCTCGGCGCCGCCTCCGCCCTGGCCCTGGCCGAGCGCGACGCCGACGCCACCCGAATCCTGTCCCTGCGCCGGCGGCTCCTCGGCGGGCTTACCGCCGCGTGGACCGATCTGCGGGTCAACGGTTCGCTCACCCACCGTCTGCCGGGCAACCTCAGCCTCACCCTGCCTCACCTCACCGCCGCGCAGCTGATGGCCGCCACCCCCGAGCTGGCCTTCTCCGCCCAGGCCGCCTGCCACACCGGCCACAGCGCACCCTCGGCGGTGCTGACCGCCATCGGGCTCACCCCCGACCAGGCGGCGCGCACCATCCGCCTGGGCATCGGCCGTTTCAGTGACCTCGGCGACATCGACCGCGCCGTGGAGGTGCTGACCCGTGCGCTGGCCACCGCCTGA